The segment CATCTTGTTTATCTTCTGAAACTAAAAAACTGCCCAGAGAAAATGAACCTGTTTGAGCATCACCCACCTCTTGATGAAGGTGATGGCCTCTTCCTTCAGATCCGGGGTCAAGTGGAGGTCGGTGAAGATGAGGATCTCGACAGCGTTCTCTACTGTGAGACTCCTGCACAGAGCATCCTCACACATCCTCTTCAGACGTTCCAGGAGATACTGGGAGAGAGACAAACAGCGGCTGAGACCCTGCTGACTaagaatgtctgtgtgtgtgtgtgtgtgtgtgtgtgtgagcattagctaccatgtctgctgctaCTAGGAGCTCGGTGGCCATGTCCTGTAGGTTGGGTGCTTTGCCGGTGTAGATAAAGGTCACCAGCTCTTTCAGCACCTCTGGCTCCACCCCCTGGATCTCCACACAGTTCTAGAGGAGAAAGCAGAGCTGAGATAAGTTTGGTTTTAAACACTGACAGTAAGAGAGAAGCCAGAGTTTGGACCAAGCAGATCGAGGCTTTTGAATCTTTCTTTTCTGCTGTAACATGCAAAATTATTATGGGTCAAGCTAAggacagacagagggagggaggacagAGACTTACAGTCCGACGCTCCTTCATGTCATGCAAGAACATGGCCCTGAAGACTGGACAGCGAGctacagagggagagaaagaaaaggaacaatGTTAGATCACCACTTCCACCAATCACTGTTGCCGTTTCTGCACATGTGAGAGTGGTACCTGCTaggatggctttgtgggcctgGAACTCCTGTCCTCCCACAACCAGAGAGCAGTCGGGGAGCAGGGACTGGTCCCACAGGTCCCCGAGCTCCTCAGCCATCCTGCACTCGGGCACCTTCACCTGCTGAAGCTGGGTGTTTTCAGGACGACACAACACATGGATCTACAACAAGCCAACACAGCGGTTACTCATTTGGAgtttaagagcaataaacatgtattggaatgaaattaatgttttttcattCCGGTATCCAAAtgagaaaatgtataaattgctATATTAGTCagttaatgtggaaaaaaattaagaattgAATCGaacttattaataaaaatgttagcTGGATTGATTGTCTATGCAATAATTGTTTGAAAAAGCCCCAGTGTGGTTATGCAGACATAACTTACTTCACAGGTCAAGGTCAGGGTGTCATCCTGAAGAATTCCCGCTTCCTCGGCTATGATGTCATCCCATCTGGTGAAGTTCGGGAGTCCGATGGCAAAACCTTCCATCAGGGACTCAACTCTGCCCGTGTCTGTAGagcaaaagcacacaaataggCCATGTGAGTTCAGAAAGagagggaacacacacacaaacacaaacacacacttggtGTTCCTCAGTTTTACAGTTTTGAATGTCCAGACGGACTCACCTCTGGATATGGCCTCTTCTCCCTTGCTGTTCAGAATGGCCATCCTGCCCTTGCAACGGACACCTGTCTCTGGACCACTGACCAGATTGATGTAGAAAGACAGGCACCGTTCATTCTGCAATCCCACACCATTTGTGCTCAAGAACAGGGACCTGAGAAGACAGAGATAAAAGAAATGCAGTGTGAGAAAGACGCCACCAGCAGCCAGAGCCTCGAGCAGCAGAGAGCTTCCCGGACGCAACACCTACCATTTCAACTGTTCTCTGGCATTGGTGAAGAAACTGCTCTCCACACAGCATTCAGCAAAGCTGAAGTTAGTGATGGTCCAGGTCAGTGAAAACCTTTCAGCTTTGCACTGTGTGTAGCAGTGGATGCTGGTCATCTTCACAGCTGGATCAGGAATCCCTCTTCTCTTGAAATCTCCTCTTCTCTGGCGATGTCTCGTCTCTCTGGAATCTCTGTTCTCTTCTGCAACCTCGTCTCTCTTGAATCTCTGAAATCTctaattaaatgaaacaatagAGACAATAAAGTGAATAATTAGGAATTTTGTACATAAAGAGACATAATTGAATATTTGCACAGGACATGACTGGAAAACAGTGACGATGAGGTCATATTTAGCCTGATATTAAAGCACTAACAGGTTTATAAAGCGATCTCTGTtcaacatctcaacatgcaaccagagagggagagaaccACGTGACTAAAGAACAGAATGATGAATTTTTAGTGAAATTATATCTAGAAACGCTTAATTCCccttcctgagcagtaaaagtacaTGGTAAACACAGCAAACTACAGTCACATAAAAAGACAATGAAGagtaaataattttattctgtgtgctgctcactcACTACACTGAGTACCTTCtcgtctttttaaaaaatagtgaCGGTGAAAGtacaaaatatggaaatgaaCCGCGAATTctcagaaatacaaaaataaatgacgCCATGTGCGTGAATATTCCTATGAGAGTCTGTATAAAGCTAAACCGCTGTCGGTGGATAAATGGCGGACTGCTGCAGTATTTTATCTGTAAATAATGGCACCAGAAAGCAGATGTTTCACCGACCCAACAATGTTTCTACTTCTACTCACCAAACGCGCTGCTACTCTGCTCCTTGCTCGCAGCTCTGAcggttaataataaaaatctgcatttcaTAATAAACTTCGTCACCATGACAACGACGCCACGTGCAGCGTCGCGCCGATTCTAATATTAAAGGTGGACTGGAACTTTATTTTCACCCAGTAATTATTAgacagggtagaagctgttTCCTTCATGATGCCATTTATTTCTATCAGATAAAATGGGAGCTCACCGACCTCAATCACGTACTTCTGTACAGGTGGACGTAACGCAGATagaatgtaatttaattaaaaatgctgtttttgccACAGGGTTCAGCGCAAAAAATAGCAGGCGCGATTAACGCGAGTTTTTTGCAAATCCCCTCACCATCTCAGCATGTACACGACGATAAAGTACAAATTACAGAGACAAATTGCCACGATGCTGAAGGTGGCGTCTGATTCGAATTGTCCGGTCCACCTTAAAAAACTCCAAACCCCATGGAGACTAGATCCTTCCATTTCCCAGATTTTCCCTGCACaaggtgcattttatttagttctataaaatgattttatatcTCCTGCCTTTTTTGGTATTTCAGCATTATTGGGCTGTGACGTGGGTACCTGCGTGCGCATGCGTGCTCCGGTCAGAATTTTCCTTACTTTACCGGAAGTAGGTTTCTTCTGCCACGCTGGGTTTGGGACCAAAATTCATTTTCTCCATACATGATAAAGCCCATTTAGAGGAAGAAGAGATtggtggtgatggagggggaGCGTTTCTAATTGAGTTAGACCGAACTTTGTTAGCGCTTGGAACATGTGCTGCACCTCCTTCACCAGCGCGTTTCATGTTTCTTCAGGGGAGCCCGCTATGAGACGCTCTGCACCcacaacccatgttttattAGTTTCAGGTATGGAGAAGTTTAGTTTGTATGATGTTAATGTGAGTTATATTTGTTGTATGTGTTCATATTcttatgtaattatttgtaaaataattatatGTGTAGTGATTTGTTAATCCTTTGAATGTTTAATTGATAATTGGTCAATTTATAGTGTGATTCCGGTCAGACCTTTTCTTACTTTACCGGAGGGGAGCCCGGTGTGTATGGAGTGTGccacaatacaataaacataaTAAGCATTTATATATAGctatttaaatgtcattttttagaTACaagtatatgtatttatttcatggtctatttatttatttattagtttgtttgtttgtttgtttatttattttatgatctGTGTTGCTGCACATCATGAAATACATGTATCTGTCACTGTGGGTCGTCAACACACCATAAGATCTCATTGGTCAATTTGCACAGCAAGTAAAAAAGCCTGTCAACGCTCCAATTCTACTCCAGCTTGAGCTTTTGATGTTGGTAAAAAGAGAGTGAGACAACAAGATAAATCTTGTCTGGAGAGTTTGAGAGAAGCAGCGAGTTTGATTGAAGAAGCTTTAAGCAAAACCTCACCGGCCCCCGCTGCTCGTGCACAACAAGTACCTGTAGATCCATCACGAACACCTGTCCAAGGTAAGAGATGTTAACTATGTATCGTGCTACTAAAGACCAGGGCACATGCAATGGTTAGCAAACAGTCTAGATCAATCAACTTCAGTTTAGGAGTCTAGCTAACTAATAATAAAGgttaaatatgtataatataaataaaaaaaatactcagtAATACAGTCTTTGTTAGGGGAGCGGGGATGGGGAGTACTACGCAGAAAGCTAGCAAAGTGAATTAGCTCCAACTTTCCAGTACATTGCAGTGAGTAGATTTGTTTTATGACGCTTTGCCAAGTGTTTTGTTTCAGATAATGTTAATCTGGTCGATTTGGTTGTTTTAAATTAGTGCTTATATTgtgacatttctgctgctttgcagCCGAGGTAGCGAGGCTCTTTGCACCGTATAATGTCGGGCGAGAAGGAATTTTATGAGACGGCCGGCTGTACAAAGCAAAGTTCATCAGAGGAGTTACACCCGCACTTTCTGCTGTTTGGCAGACCATGAGGCTGATAAAGTTCCAAGCATTCTGCTTATAGCAGACCTTCTTGCCTCTGGACTTGGAGAGCAAAAAGTGCCACTTTCAGGTGAGTATGAGATTAGAAACTTAAAATTATTTCACCAAAGCCCAGTTTGTGCAGTCGAAACCTTGCATTACTTCTGTGTCCCAGCACTGCATGCACCCTTGTCTATCTGAAAGATCCAGCTACGATGATTGGACATGCTACGATCTACATACGTCTACATACTTCAACAGGACCTTCCACTTGATTGTGTTACTTTAGATATTGATTCGTTATCATATAATATGCATGTTCactgatgaataaaatgaaaattcaatattatattatatattattattatttgttattgtTACAGAGCCCAGGCTGCTCCTCTGGACCAATCATCACCTGCATCACTTGTCAGAAAGAAGTTCCCTTCTCAGAAATGAAACTGCACAGTGAACTGTTAtgggtatttacatttacatttacagcatttatcagacgcccttatccagagcgacttacaatcagtagttacagggagagtcaccctggagcaacttagggttaagtgtcttgctcagggacacaatggtagtaagtgggatttgaacctgggtcttctggttcataggcgagtgtgttacccactaggctactaccaccccggtaTATTGCATAAGAACTATGAGACCTACATTATCATTTCCTTGACATGAAACTTTAGTGCACTGAAAGAAGTATGACTATATTAATTGTGTTAACTTTAAGGACACCTATGCATGAATCAGGTAGAGATCAAGTGAGGAGccaagatgaagaagatgataGAGAGCCAGCAGCCACAGTCAGTGTGACCTGAAACACCAGCAGAAAGTGCAGTATTACCAGAAGTAATTGAGAATGAGGAGTTTCACACAGAATCCAACTATGGTTTGTGTCATTACATTAGGACTGTTATAAGGCATTACATACATTTAGTAGAATGATCACATTtgaaacataataaataaatgtgatatGTCTACTTAGGTAATTCAGGTAAATTGAATTTTGAAAAACTCTACCCTTTTGATGGATAATTACTGTATTATCTTCTGAATAGGTTATGACTAACCTGTCAATAAtgttgttaaaaataaagataatatagTTCAGCAGAACTGATGCACACAAAGTCTAAGCTTTGAGACAATCTGGTGTAAAACAAAATTGTTGTCATGTAGACTGGAGGCATTTCTTtaccatacatttttattttatacattttatttcagaagaCTCTGCTGTCGGAGAGGGAGTGAAGCGGTACTTTCTCACAACAATAATATCCAAACTGCATCATGGATGcggccaaattttttttttcaaagttattATATCATTGAGTCTGTTGAGGAGGCTTAATGTTCAATGGAGATGCAGAAATGGCAACAATTGAGATTGAAGATTGTCCCAATCTGCACATCAGGAGCATTATCAAAATGGTAAGTAACAGGTAAACATAATTTGATTTGCTAAACTAATCTTTGcgatctgtaataatttacaCTTTCAGCTTGAACTTGAAGAGCTTAGT is part of the Denticeps clupeoides chromosome 19, fDenClu1.1, whole genome shotgun sequence genome and harbors:
- the LOC114769606 gene encoding speckle-type POZ protein-like, with the translated sequence MTSIHCYTQCKAERFSLTWTITNFSFAECCVESSFFTNAREQLKWSLFLSTNGVGLQNERCLSFYINLVSGPETGVRCKGRMAILNSKGEEAISRDTGRVESLMEGFAIGLPNFTRWDDIIAEEAGILQDDTLTLTCEIHVLCRPENTQLQQVKVPECRMAEELGDLWDQSLLPDCSLVVGGQEFQAHKAILAARCPVFRAMFLHDMKERRTNCVEIQGVEPEVLKELVTFIYTGKAPNLQDMATELLVAADMYLLERLKRMCEDALCRSLTVENAVEILIFTDLHLTPDLKEEAITFIKSHFFDIIETPGWESLRTNHPHLIGEVNRALFSVGAPAKRPRLF